Proteins encoded within one genomic window of Mesobacillus subterraneus:
- a CDS encoding YwpF-like family protein yields MKTFKLISMQLAADDALVDIEMEDGLIINKEDEKGTWLVEVFTDHKYIPYFQDACDNDKDIIVQVVITKRENDPAAFLTKVCCVKKLNTHASILLTGKLTKPKSDYPEKLLEYLLDKGYKGDALLTEFKEKIITRPQILQPKKV; encoded by the coding sequence ATGAAGACGTTTAAGTTGATTTCAATGCAGCTTGCTGCTGATGATGCTTTAGTGGATATCGAAATGGAAGACGGCCTGATTATCAATAAAGAGGATGAAAAAGGCACGTGGCTCGTCGAAGTTTTTACTGATCATAAATACATCCCATATTTCCAGGATGCGTGTGACAACGACAAAGATATCATCGTCCAAGTCGTCATCACCAAACGCGAGAATGACCCGGCAGCCTTTTTGACCAAAGTTTGCTGCGTGAAGAAGCTGAATACACATGCCAGCATTCTTTTAACAGGAAAACTCACCAAACCGAAAAGCGACTATCCTGAAAAATTGCTGGAGTACCTGCTGGATAAAGGATACAAAGGCGATGCTTTGCTTACGGAATTTAAAGAAAAAATCATAACAAGGCCGCAGATTTTGCAGCCGAAGAAAGTGTAA
- the ssb gene encoding single-stranded DNA-binding protein, protein MINQVTLVGRLTRDPELRYTPDGKAVSNITLAVNRHYKNADGEIEADFVHCIIWGKNAENTSNYCKKGSVLGVTGRIQTRNYDNHEGKRVYVTEVVAEGVRFLSTKPAGTRENQQTTQPPRHPETVPQAPPQREELPFA, encoded by the coding sequence GTGATCAATCAAGTAACCCTTGTAGGCAGACTGACGAGAGACCCTGAGCTCAGGTATACACCTGATGGAAAAGCGGTATCGAATATAACGCTTGCGGTGAACCGTCATTATAAAAATGCTGACGGTGAAATCGAGGCTGATTTTGTCCACTGCATCATCTGGGGCAAAAATGCAGAGAATACGTCCAACTATTGTAAAAAAGGCTCTGTTCTCGGAGTCACCGGACGCATCCAGACACGAAACTATGATAACCATGAGGGTAAGCGGGTCTACGTGACTGAAGTCGTGGCTGAGGGTGTCAGGTTTTTAAGTACAAAACCGGCAGGCACAAGGGAAAATCAGCAGACAACGCAACCGCCTCGGCATCCGGAAACTGTACCCCAGGCGCCGCCGCAAAGAGAGGAGCTTCCTTTTGCATAA
- a CDS encoding DEAD/DEAH box helicase, with protein MLEIKQIHIDVMPVDGGRYFLSTEDFDGFELKISDWKKLLFFRHKESYYGTMLDADKWSPAEGVTLSAWQLVTLFGEESFNRLVEWEWDDLGDICLSTAHAIYDAILAKEWHPDFSQLDGEDFRWKLPVSVLDEFHEPFWEEELVIGDEKLLVRDFVADLFHHSLESYFHENEAMKYLLGDKLDVLRKKQLSASQLAAYFDEDRWLEWIGLKENSAPFSIGIRLEEPLDDLGDWKLGLFLRGKDEPMLIEARDYESYPAGWDFFSDKVEDEEKRLASIFPWIEEDGRLKSTLTEDEAWMFLTEASETLIALGIEILLPSWWEAIKNANLKVKARLKGETGYRRSFVGLNAMLDYDWRFSMNGVDLSEDDFQRLVNEKRRLVYLKGRWIKLDHGFIRQIQEMMKKADKEGLHIRDLLQQELSDEEEDSEGLDDPRAFAKIQIELNRHWKQMMKQLSETKEIPDLPVPAGLHGELRPYQKLGMNWLLFLRKYGFGALLADDMGLGKTIQLISYILAVKEQESDDHPSLIICPTSVLGNWQKEIERFAPDLRVHLHYGPNRLKGTIFTEEANGSDIVLTSYGLTHLDFEELESIEWSSIAIDEAQNIKNADTKQSRAVRKLKGKHHIALTGTPMENRLSELWSIFDFTNRGYLGSAGQFQKQFILPIEKEDKKEKITQLQSLIKPFLLRRTKKDEDVALNLPDKVEQKEYCPLSAEQASLYEQLVKDTFAQIETLSSFERKGLILQLLSRLKQLCNHPALYLKEEDPKKLIDRSAKMEKMIDLVSAVLEQEESCIIFTQYIGMGEMIQSALKKKFGIDVPFLNGSLPKTKRDELITKFQNREFPVFLLSLKAGGTGLNLTAANHVVHYDRWWNPAVENQATDRAYRIGQSRFVHVHKLISTGTLEEKIDAMLEKKQSLNDQIIQSDSWITELSTDELHDLVFLS; from the coding sequence ATGCTTGAGATTAAGCAGATACATATAGATGTAATGCCGGTTGATGGAGGGCGATATTTTCTGAGTACTGAGGACTTTGATGGCTTTGAACTGAAGATATCCGACTGGAAGAAGCTGCTCTTTTTCCGCCATAAGGAGAGTTATTACGGGACGATGCTGGACGCTGACAAATGGAGCCCTGCTGAGGGTGTGACCTTGAGTGCCTGGCAGCTTGTGACGCTGTTTGGCGAGGAAAGCTTCAACCGGCTTGTTGAGTGGGAATGGGATGACCTTGGCGACATCTGTCTGTCGACGGCGCATGCGATTTATGATGCGATTCTTGCAAAGGAGTGGCATCCAGATTTTTCCCAGCTTGATGGCGAGGATTTCCGCTGGAAGCTCCCGGTGAGCGTGCTCGATGAATTCCATGAGCCATTCTGGGAGGAAGAGCTGGTGATCGGTGACGAGAAGCTTCTCGTGCGTGATTTCGTAGCGGACCTGTTCCATCATAGTCTGGAGTCTTACTTCCATGAAAATGAGGCGATGAAGTATTTGCTTGGCGATAAGCTTGATGTTCTGCGGAAAAAGCAGCTTTCTGCATCGCAGCTGGCAGCATATTTTGACGAGGACCGCTGGCTTGAGTGGATCGGGCTGAAGGAAAATTCGGCACCGTTTTCGATCGGGATCCGTCTCGAGGAACCTTTGGACGATCTTGGTGACTGGAAGCTTGGGTTATTTTTGCGTGGCAAGGATGAACCGATGCTGATTGAAGCCCGCGACTATGAAAGCTATCCTGCTGGCTGGGACTTTTTTAGCGATAAGGTTGAGGATGAAGAAAAACGGCTTGCTTCAATTTTTCCGTGGATCGAGGAAGACGGCCGCCTGAAGTCCACACTCACCGAGGATGAAGCATGGATGTTTTTGACCGAAGCGAGCGAGACGCTGATTGCGCTCGGCATTGAGATCCTCCTCCCTTCGTGGTGGGAAGCGATCAAGAATGCTAATTTGAAGGTGAAAGCTCGCCTGAAGGGCGAGACTGGCTACCGCCGCTCATTTGTTGGCTTGAATGCAATGCTCGATTATGATTGGCGTTTCTCGATGAACGGTGTTGACCTGAGCGAGGATGACTTCCAGCGCCTGGTGAACGAAAAGCGCCGGCTTGTGTATTTGAAAGGCCGCTGGATCAAGCTTGACCACGGCTTCATCCGCCAGATCCAGGAAATGATGAAGAAGGCAGATAAAGAAGGATTGCATATCCGCGACCTCTTGCAGCAGGAGCTGTCTGATGAGGAAGAAGACAGCGAAGGTCTGGACGATCCGCGGGCGTTCGCAAAAATCCAGATCGAGCTGAACCGCCACTGGAAGCAAATGATGAAGCAACTGTCCGAAACGAAGGAAATCCCCGACTTGCCGGTGCCTGCTGGATTACATGGTGAGCTGCGCCCGTACCAGAAGCTCGGGATGAACTGGTTGCTATTCCTGCGGAAGTACGGATTCGGCGCCTTGCTTGCCGATGATATGGGACTCGGAAAAACGATTCAACTGATCTCTTACATTTTAGCGGTAAAAGAGCAGGAAAGCGACGACCATCCGTCATTGATCATCTGTCCTACTTCAGTTCTCGGAAACTGGCAGAAAGAGATCGAACGCTTCGCTCCGGATTTGCGCGTCCACTTGCATTACGGACCGAACCGCCTGAAGGGCACCATTTTTACCGAAGAAGCTAACGGCTCTGATATTGTACTGACATCCTATGGCCTGACGCATCTGGACTTCGAAGAGCTAGAAAGCATTGAATGGAGCAGCATTGCGATTGACGAGGCACAGAATATCAAGAACGCCGATACAAAGCAGTCGCGTGCAGTAAGGAAGCTGAAGGGCAAGCATCATATCGCCCTGACAGGGACGCCGATGGAGAATCGCCTGTCTGAGCTGTGGTCGATTTTCGACTTTACGAACCGCGGCTATCTTGGCAGCGCCGGTCAATTCCAGAAGCAGTTCATCCTGCCGATTGAAAAAGAAGACAAAAAGGAAAAAATCACCCAGCTTCAGTCGCTGATCAAGCCGTTCCTGCTGAGACGGACGAAGAAGGATGAAGATGTGGCGCTGAATCTGCCTGATAAGGTGGAGCAGAAGGAATACTGCCCGCTGTCTGCAGAGCAGGCTTCTTTATACGAACAGCTGGTAAAGGATACCTTCGCGCAAATCGAAACATTATCGAGCTTTGAGCGGAAGGGCTTAATTTTACAGCTATTGAGCCGATTGAAGCAGCTGTGCAATCACCCTGCTTTGTATTTGAAAGAGGAAGATCCGAAGAAGTTGATTGATCGTTCTGCCAAGATGGAGAAAATGATCGATCTGGTGAGCGCTGTGCTTGAACAGGAAGAAAGCTGTATCATTTTTACCCAGTACATCGGAATGGGCGAGATGATCCAGTCTGCACTGAAAAAGAAATTCGGCATCGATGTTCCGTTCCTGAACGGCAGCCTGCCGAAGACAAAGCGTGATGAATTAATCACGAAATTCCAGAACCGGGAGTTTCCGGTGTTCCTGCTTTCATTGAAGGCCGGCGGAACCGGATTGAACCTGACGGCCGCGAACCACGTTGTCCACTACGACCGTTGGTGGAATCCTGCCGTCGAAAACCAGGCAACCGACCGCGCCTACCGCATCGGCCAAAGTCGCTTCGTGCACGTGCACAAGCTGATCAGCACCGGCACACTAGAGGAAAAAATCGATGCCATGCTCGAGAAGAAGCAGTCACTGAACGATCAGATCATCCAGAGCGACAGCTGGATCACCGAGCTGTCGACTGATGAATTGCATGATTTGGTGTTTTTGTCGTAA
- a CDS encoding SWIM zinc finger family protein, with protein MAVIPDNQAPIFKEASEKLNTMLKSEVEEDARLVQKGLMLYRQGTVHHMKYMVKSIWATVQDVTPVRVYINISDPEESSCTCPAGSFCRHRLAAFFQAYGDVASVSDWVEAWRKPAKEQLNAEKWGLQRAKDLVKKDTRSGHDYDSWAALHFGRVLRKLSKARANRGLMLCPDCSVPIFAVLRFLLLLRSFGKTFI; from the coding sequence GTGGCTGTCATACCTGATAACCAGGCACCGATTTTTAAAGAAGCTTCCGAAAAACTGAATACGATGCTTAAATCCGAGGTCGAGGAGGATGCGCGCCTTGTGCAAAAGGGGCTGATGCTCTATCGCCAGGGAACGGTCCACCATATGAAGTATATGGTGAAGTCGATCTGGGCGACGGTCCAGGACGTGACGCCGGTTCGTGTGTACATAAATATTTCAGATCCTGAGGAGAGCAGCTGCACCTGTCCTGCTGGGTCGTTTTGCCGGCATCGTCTGGCTGCGTTTTTCCAGGCGTATGGTGATGTCGCGAGTGTCTCCGACTGGGTCGAAGCCTGGCGCAAGCCGGCGAAAGAGCAGCTGAATGCTGAAAAATGGGGCTTGCAGCGCGCGAAGGATCTGGTGAAGAAGGATACTCGTTCTGGACATGATTATGATAGCTGGGCCGCGCTTCATTTCGGGAGAGTTTTGAGGAAATTGTCAAAGGCCAGGGCGAACCGAGGGCTTATGTTGTGCCCGGATTGTTCCGTTCCTATATTCGCCGTGTTGAGGTTTCTGCTCCTCTTGAGGTCGTTTGGAAAAACCTTTATATGA
- a CDS encoding efflux RND transporter periplasmic adaptor subunit, translating into MKKKTAILASAGIIFVSANLFLALKDDSKAVRSSYINKWAAVGKDNLTETLSAAGVITPEDEYQVYYHADDGEFKGFLVKEGDEVTNGTPLYEYSSNNIDEDLARLQAEKSQLVTEANLIDDQIQQLSYLQSVSASTSTASTPVFGDGSDSNDSNELMNVSIEKEIYDKQREKGRVEAEIEKYDDMIDSYESSDELGKNSEVSGTVKQVNYELKNPIVTIISDMPKVEGTFSERDLKKVEAGMEVYVQSDLITGKVTGTLTKIADYPETDPSVKKESHYPFEITLSEETEEKIIKGAHVDVSVITNQVMNAKTAPDEAIEKGKKNSYIYVLNEIGLVEKRKISKGLQLGGKTELKEGAKPGELIVQKPENVQQENNPFFSKLKIDSLKKKTFKEESNRTIFKHIMVGFFK; encoded by the coding sequence GTGAAAAAGAAAACCGCTATTCTAGCATCTGCTGGAATCATTTTCGTATCAGCTAACCTATTTTTGGCACTAAAAGATGACAGCAAAGCGGTGCGCTCCTCCTACATCAACAAGTGGGCTGCGGTCGGGAAGGATAACCTGACAGAGACGCTTAGTGCAGCGGGTGTGATCACACCCGAGGACGAGTATCAGGTGTACTATCATGCTGATGACGGGGAATTCAAAGGCTTTCTTGTAAAAGAAGGCGATGAAGTCACCAATGGTACCCCGCTATATGAATATTCTTCGAATAACATTGATGAGGACCTGGCCAGACTGCAGGCGGAAAAAAGCCAGCTTGTTACCGAAGCGAATTTGATAGATGATCAGATCCAGCAGCTGAGTTACCTGCAAAGTGTCTCTGCCTCGACATCGACCGCCAGCACTCCTGTTTTTGGTGATGGATCTGACAGCAATGACTCAAATGAACTGATGAATGTCTCGATTGAAAAAGAAATCTATGACAAACAGCGTGAAAAAGGCCGTGTAGAAGCGGAGATCGAAAAATATGATGATATGATTGATTCGTATGAAAGCAGCGATGAGCTTGGCAAGAACAGTGAAGTTTCAGGTACAGTTAAACAGGTCAATTACGAACTGAAAAACCCAATCGTGACAATCATTTCGGACATGCCGAAGGTAGAAGGCACGTTTAGCGAACGGGACTTAAAGAAGGTGGAGGCAGGCATGGAGGTGTATGTGCAATCAGACCTGATCACAGGCAAGGTTACTGGGACATTGACCAAAATCGCCGACTATCCGGAAACCGACCCGTCAGTGAAAAAGGAAAGTCATTACCCGTTTGAGATTACTCTCTCTGAAGAAACCGAGGAAAAAATCATCAAAGGAGCGCATGTAGACGTCAGTGTTATCACAAACCAAGTGATGAACGCAAAAACAGCCCCTGATGAAGCCATCGAAAAAGGCAAGAAAAACAGCTATATCTACGTCCTGAATGAAATAGGCCTCGTCGAGAAGCGCAAAATCAGCAAAGGACTGCAGCTGGGCGGCAAAACCGAACTCAAAGAAGGCGCCAAACCAGGCGAACTCATCGTCCAAAAACCTGAAAATGTCCAGCAGGAAAACAACCCATTCTTCAGCAAACTGAAAATCGATAGTTTAAAGAAAAAAACATTCAAAGAAGAAAGCAACCGCACCATATTCAAGCACATAATGGTCGGGTTCTTTAAATAG